One part of the Magallana gigas chromosome 5, xbMagGiga1.1, whole genome shotgun sequence genome encodes these proteins:
- the LOC105337357 gene encoding cytoplasmic dynein 2 intermediate chain 1 isoform X10, which yields MPSEKIRSKEDTWSTNELKKALNKDEIRKERERLKRERRDGKGEDINEYEEKERRHRRDDDDERRRHRGDEDRKKHRDSKREKTEEEREAERRERRERKEGKSSSKTDDKRKDEDKRRHRDDDERKERRHRDRDEERHRDRDDRDRDEERERRRREKEAEREKRHRDKDEKHRDREGKSEDRRRRHRDEDDDDKRRRHRDEDGDDKRRRHKEEDGDDRRRRHREDDGDDRRRRHRDEEDEDQKRRHRKDEDDRERRKDRHKEDEDDEERRRRKEKEREKEKQREREKEREREKKKTAKTSSKHAKEAEEENGYDEYEDDFEDYEDDFEDEEDEAPVAKGKLSDFELHKSPPKGGHGLDYSDSEMDEVLKALDQENERLQQDSRQQPESPRDQRESSYNRYNNNYDDQDSDSESARPVTRGLINFSGARQRAMSRKAHSKTTKRAHDLLQMIELDVSSYDLFDLPPVKEYDLYIRSFGRTDTKQAYVQTNDDNIDRDIQTDEIDLRQKWTQHPPEDFTGCGRGDGEKDLDEEESAQQNKQQDLGRLNSFIQKAGQVISILLDEEKDQQRQEKADNRTNLALSEGYSQLTCLSILKGRSVQFAHFSPTQPNYLLTIYNKPAEASESNPVDRKGIICVWNTNEPSYPQRILACESQPVCCCFSPYKTTLVFAGMVDGSVCAWDLREPPALHKSVHYENSDHLLRYPTYNTAGIVEVDNHHSPITTLTPVVSYTDSDSASQDSHEDSSGGLTFQLVSCEEMGILKFWVVAEISSPDMAGSEVDLGLSPGGRIKLVLSSSMKLRNPLREKTETTKEKQGYLRTFELQLSPGDLNHYYVGTEKGFVYHGLRFGSKAYPRMFTALSDAPVDIRTLDFSPFCHPCFLATTGDGDVHLFSTKTDTALVSWPARVWGTTGVRCAKWSPSRPCVFYVLDDNSRLYTFDLLEGDSMPAKIETLSPDAKVTCLAFTSDVRTAGQGGRNPQMLICMESGVTQIHTIAKEFREQQTLEDEFLPSYLARF from the exons ATGCCTTCTGAAAAA ATTCGCTCAAAGGAAGACACTTGGTCGACCAACGAGCTCAAAAAGGCCTTGAAC AAAGATGAGATTagaaaagaaagagaaagactTAAGCGAGAAAGAAGAGATGGAAAAGGGGAAGATATAAATGAATATG aagaaaaagaaagacgACACAGAagggatgatgatgatgaaagaCGTCGTCACAGAGGGGATGAG gaTCGAAAGAAACACAGAGATAGCAAGAGAGAAAAGACggag gAGGAAAGAGAAGCCGAGAGAAGAGAGAGAAGGGAAAGAAAAGAAGGGAAAAGCTCTTCCAAG ACTGATGATAAACGTAAGGATGAAGATAAAAGACGTCATAGAGATGACGATGAACGCAAGGAAAGAAGACACCGAGATCGAGACGAGGAAAGGCATCGAGACAGAGACGACAGAGATCGAGATGAAGAGAGAGAAAGGAGAAGAAGAGAGAAGGaggcagagagagagaaacgTCATAGAGACAAAGATGAAAAGCATC GTGATAGGGAAGGAAAGAGTGAGGATAGAAGAAGAAGGCATAGAGATGAGGATGATGATGATAAGCGAAGAAGACACAGAGATGAGGATGGTGATGATAAAAGAAGAAGACATAAAGAGGAGGATGGAGATGACAGGAGGAGGAGGCATAGAGAAGACGATGGTGACGATCGACGCAGGCGGCACAGGGATGAAGAGGATGAAGATCAAAAGCGAAGACATAGAAAAGATGAG GATGACAGAGAAAGAAGGAAAGACAGACACAAGGAAGATGAGGAT GATGAAGAAAGAAGACGTAGGAAAGAGAAGGAAAGAGAAAAGGAAAAACaaagggagagagagaaagaaagagaacgGGAAAAG aaaaaaacagCCAAAACTAGCAGCAAACAT GCCAAAGAAGCGGAGGAGGAGAATGGATATGATGAATATGAAGATGATTTTGAG GACTATGAAGATGATTTCGAAGATGAGGAAGATGAAGCACCTGTTGCGAAAGGAAAG TTGTCAGACTTTGAGCTCCACAAGTCCCCACCTAAGGGCGGGCATGGATTGGACTATTCT gactCAGAGATGGATGAAGTGCTGAAGGCCCTGGATCAAGAGAATGAAAGACTGCAACAGGATTCCAGACAACAACCCGAGTCACCG AGAGATCAGAGGGAATCCAGCTACAACCGCTACAACAATAACTATGATGACCAGGACTCAGACTCAGAATCCGCTAGACCAGTGACCAGGGGCCTCATCAACTTCTCAGGGGCCAGACAGAGGGCCATGAGTCGAAAGGCTCACAGTAAGACCACCAAGCGCGCCCACGACCTACTACAGATGATAGAGCTGGACGTCTCGTCCTACGACCTGTTCGACCTCCCTCCAGTCAAGGAGTATGACCTCTACATCAGAAGCTTTGGGAGGACAGATACCAAACAG GCTTATGTCCAGACCAACGATGACAACATAGACAGAGACATACAGACAGACGAAATAGATCTCCGACAGAAGTGGACTCAGCATCCTCCGGAGGACTTCACAGGATGTGGAA GGGGAGACGGTGAGAAGGATCTAGATGAGGAGGAATCAGCTCAACAGAACAAACAGCAAGATCTGGGTCGCCTCAACTCTTTTATACAGAAAGCAGGACAG GTGATATCCATTTTGCTGGATGAAGAGAAAGATCAACAGAGACAGGAGAAGGCAGATAACAGGACAAACCTGGCCCTGAGTGAGGGCTACTCCCAGCTCACCTGTCTCTCCATACTCAAAG GGCGCAGTGTCCAGTTTGCTCATTTTTCTCCCACCCAGCCAAACTATTTACTTACTATATACAACAAACCTGCTGAG GCATCAGAGTCAAATCCTGTAGACAGGAAAGGTATAATATGTGTGTGGAACACGAATGAGCCATCTTATCCTCAAAG GATCCTGGCCTGTGAATCTCAACCTGTGTGCTGTTGCTTCAGTCCATACAAGACCACTCTAGTCTTTGCAGGGATG GTTGATGGTTCTGTATGTGCCTGGGATCTCCGGGAACCCCCGGCTCTACACAAGTCTGTACATTATGAAAACTCGGACCATTTATTACGTTATCCTACCTACAACACAG CTGGCATTGTGGAGGTGGACAATCATCACAGCCCAATCACCACCCTCACCCCGGTCGTGTCCTATACTGACAG TGACTCAGCAAGTCAAGATTCTCATGAAG ATTCATCGGGTGGACTTACATTCCAGCTAGTATCTTGTGAGGAGATGGGCATCCTCAAATTCTGg GTTGTAGCTGAAATCTCCAGTCCTGATATGGCGGGGTCAGAGGTTGACCTTGGACTGTCCCCAGGGGGAAGGATCAAACTGGTGCTGAGTTCCTCCATGAAGCTACGAAACCCTCTCAG AGAGAAAACAGAGACCACCAAAGAGAAGCAGGGTTACCTACGTACGTTTGAGTTACAGTTGTCCCCAGGGGATTTGAATCATTACTACGTCGGGACTGAGAAG GGTTTTGTGTACCATGGGCTGAGATTTGGATCCAAAGCTTATCCCAGAATGTTCACAGCCCTCAGTG ATGCTCCTGTGGACATCCGGACGCTCGACTTCTCCCCGTTTTGTCATCCTTGTTTTCTG GCAACCACAGGAGATGGCGATGTTCATTTATTCAGCAcaaaaacag ACACGGCCCTTGTGTCCTGGCCCGCCCGTGTGTGGGGAACCACGGGGGTAAGGTGTGCTAAGTGGTCCCCAAGTCGCCCCTGTGTGTTCTACGTCCTCGACGACAACAGCCGGCTCTACACGTTTGATCTGCTAGAGGGCGACTCCATGCCTGCTAAGATAGAAACTTTGTCTCCGGACGCCAA GGTAACCTGTTTAGCTTTCACATCTGACGTTCGAACAGCGGGTCAAGGAGGCAGAAATCCACAAATG
- the LOC105337357 gene encoding cytoplasmic dynein 2 intermediate chain 1 isoform X7, whose amino-acid sequence MPSEKIRSKEDTWSTNELKKALNKDEIRKERERLKRERRDGKGEDINEYEEKERRHRRDDDDERRRHRGDEDRKKHRDSKREKTEEEREAERRERRERKEGKSSSKTDDKRKDEDKRRHRDDDERKERRHRDRDEERHRDRDDRDRDEERERRRREKEAEREKRHRDKDEKHRDREGKSEDRRRRHRDEDDDDKRRRHRDEDGDDKRRRHKEEDGDDRRRRHREDDGDDRRRRHRDEEDEDQKRRHRKDEDDRERRKDRHKEDEDGHKKRRHRQKDGEEERRTLDEDEERRRRKEKEREKEKQREREKEREREKKKTAKTSSKHAKEAEEENGYDEYEDDFEDYEDDFEDEEDEAPVAKGKLSDFELHKSPPKGGHGLDYSDSEMDEVLKALDQENERLQQDSRQQPESPRDQRESSYNRYNNNYDDQDSDSESARPVTRGLINFSGARQRAMSRKAHSKTTKRAHDLLQMIELDVSSYDLFDLPPVKEYDLYIRSFGRTDTKQAYVQTNDDNIDRDIQTDEIDLRQKWTQHPPEDFTGCGRGDGEKDLDEEESAQQNKQQDLGRLNSFIQKAGQVISILLDEEKDQQRQEKADNRTNLALSEGYSQLTCLSILKGRSVQFAHFSPTQPNYLLTIYNKPAEASESNPVDRKGIICVWNTNEPSYPQRILACESQPVCCCFSPYKTTLVFAGMVDGSVCAWDLREPPALHKSVHYENSDHLLRYPTYNTAGIVEVDNHHSPITTLTPVVSYTDSDSASQDSHEDSSGGLTFQLVSCEEMGILKFWVVAEISSPDMAGSEVDLGLSPGGRIKLVLSSSMKLRNPLREKTETTKEKQGYLRTFELQLSPGDLNHYYVGTEKGFVYHGLRFGSKAYPRMFTALSDAPVDIRTLDFSPFCHPCFLATTGDGDVHLFSTKTDTALVSWPARVWGTTGVRCAKWSPSRPCVFYVLDDNSRLYTFDLLEGDSMPAKIETLSPDAKVTCLAFTSDVRTAGQGGRNPQMLICMESGVTQIHTIAKEFREQQTLEDEFLPSYLARF is encoded by the exons ATGCCTTCTGAAAAA ATTCGCTCAAAGGAAGACACTTGGTCGACCAACGAGCTCAAAAAGGCCTTGAAC AAAGATGAGATTagaaaagaaagagaaagactTAAGCGAGAAAGAAGAGATGGAAAAGGGGAAGATATAAATGAATATG aagaaaaagaaagacgACACAGAagggatgatgatgatgaaagaCGTCGTCACAGAGGGGATGAG gaTCGAAAGAAACACAGAGATAGCAAGAGAGAAAAGACggag gAGGAAAGAGAAGCCGAGAGAAGAGAGAGAAGGGAAAGAAAAGAAGGGAAAAGCTCTTCCAAG ACTGATGATAAACGTAAGGATGAAGATAAAAGACGTCATAGAGATGACGATGAACGCAAGGAAAGAAGACACCGAGATCGAGACGAGGAAAGGCATCGAGACAGAGACGACAGAGATCGAGATGAAGAGAGAGAAAGGAGAAGAAGAGAGAAGGaggcagagagagagaaacgTCATAGAGACAAAGATGAAAAGCATC GTGATAGGGAAGGAAAGAGTGAGGATAGAAGAAGAAGGCATAGAGATGAGGATGATGATGATAAGCGAAGAAGACACAGAGATGAGGATGGTGATGATAAAAGAAGAAGACATAAAGAGGAGGATGGAGATGACAGGAGGAGGAGGCATAGAGAAGACGATGGTGACGATCGACGCAGGCGGCACAGGGATGAAGAGGATGAAGATCAAAAGCGAAGACATAGAAAAGATGAG GATGACAGAGAAAGAAGGAAAGACAGACACAAGGAAGATGAGGAT GGCCACAAAAAGCGAAGGCATCGACAGAAGGACGGTGAAGAGGAGAGAAGAACACTTGATGAG GATGAAGAAAGAAGACGTAGGAAAGAGAAGGAAAGAGAAAAGGAAAAACaaagggagagagagaaagaaagagaacgGGAAAAG aaaaaaacagCCAAAACTAGCAGCAAACAT GCCAAAGAAGCGGAGGAGGAGAATGGATATGATGAATATGAAGATGATTTTGAG GACTATGAAGATGATTTCGAAGATGAGGAAGATGAAGCACCTGTTGCGAAAGGAAAG TTGTCAGACTTTGAGCTCCACAAGTCCCCACCTAAGGGCGGGCATGGATTGGACTATTCT gactCAGAGATGGATGAAGTGCTGAAGGCCCTGGATCAAGAGAATGAAAGACTGCAACAGGATTCCAGACAACAACCCGAGTCACCG AGAGATCAGAGGGAATCCAGCTACAACCGCTACAACAATAACTATGATGACCAGGACTCAGACTCAGAATCCGCTAGACCAGTGACCAGGGGCCTCATCAACTTCTCAGGGGCCAGACAGAGGGCCATGAGTCGAAAGGCTCACAGTAAGACCACCAAGCGCGCCCACGACCTACTACAGATGATAGAGCTGGACGTCTCGTCCTACGACCTGTTCGACCTCCCTCCAGTCAAGGAGTATGACCTCTACATCAGAAGCTTTGGGAGGACAGATACCAAACAG GCTTATGTCCAGACCAACGATGACAACATAGACAGAGACATACAGACAGACGAAATAGATCTCCGACAGAAGTGGACTCAGCATCCTCCGGAGGACTTCACAGGATGTGGAA GGGGAGACGGTGAGAAGGATCTAGATGAGGAGGAATCAGCTCAACAGAACAAACAGCAAGATCTGGGTCGCCTCAACTCTTTTATACAGAAAGCAGGACAG GTGATATCCATTTTGCTGGATGAAGAGAAAGATCAACAGAGACAGGAGAAGGCAGATAACAGGACAAACCTGGCCCTGAGTGAGGGCTACTCCCAGCTCACCTGTCTCTCCATACTCAAAG GGCGCAGTGTCCAGTTTGCTCATTTTTCTCCCACCCAGCCAAACTATTTACTTACTATATACAACAAACCTGCTGAG GCATCAGAGTCAAATCCTGTAGACAGGAAAGGTATAATATGTGTGTGGAACACGAATGAGCCATCTTATCCTCAAAG GATCCTGGCCTGTGAATCTCAACCTGTGTGCTGTTGCTTCAGTCCATACAAGACCACTCTAGTCTTTGCAGGGATG GTTGATGGTTCTGTATGTGCCTGGGATCTCCGGGAACCCCCGGCTCTACACAAGTCTGTACATTATGAAAACTCGGACCATTTATTACGTTATCCTACCTACAACACAG CTGGCATTGTGGAGGTGGACAATCATCACAGCCCAATCACCACCCTCACCCCGGTCGTGTCCTATACTGACAG TGACTCAGCAAGTCAAGATTCTCATGAAG ATTCATCGGGTGGACTTACATTCCAGCTAGTATCTTGTGAGGAGATGGGCATCCTCAAATTCTGg GTTGTAGCTGAAATCTCCAGTCCTGATATGGCGGGGTCAGAGGTTGACCTTGGACTGTCCCCAGGGGGAAGGATCAAACTGGTGCTGAGTTCCTCCATGAAGCTACGAAACCCTCTCAG AGAGAAAACAGAGACCACCAAAGAGAAGCAGGGTTACCTACGTACGTTTGAGTTACAGTTGTCCCCAGGGGATTTGAATCATTACTACGTCGGGACTGAGAAG GGTTTTGTGTACCATGGGCTGAGATTTGGATCCAAAGCTTATCCCAGAATGTTCACAGCCCTCAGTG ATGCTCCTGTGGACATCCGGACGCTCGACTTCTCCCCGTTTTGTCATCCTTGTTTTCTG GCAACCACAGGAGATGGCGATGTTCATTTATTCAGCAcaaaaacag ACACGGCCCTTGTGTCCTGGCCCGCCCGTGTGTGGGGAACCACGGGGGTAAGGTGTGCTAAGTGGTCCCCAAGTCGCCCCTGTGTGTTCTACGTCCTCGACGACAACAGCCGGCTCTACACGTTTGATCTGCTAGAGGGCGACTCCATGCCTGCTAAGATAGAAACTTTGTCTCCGGACGCCAA GGTAACCTGTTTAGCTTTCACATCTGACGTTCGAACAGCGGGTCAAGGAGGCAGAAATCCACAAATG
- the LOC105337357 gene encoding cytoplasmic dynein 2 intermediate chain 1 isoform X4: MPSEKKDEIRKERERLKRERRDGKGEDINEYEEKERRHRRDDDDERRRHRGDEDRKKHRDSKREKTEEEREAERRERRERKEGKSSSKTDDKRKDEDKRRHRDDDERKERRHRDRDEERHRDRDDRDRDEERERRRREKEAEREKRHRDKDEKHRDREGKSEDRRRRHRDEDDDDKRRRHRDEDGDDKRRRHKEEDGDDRRRRHREDDGDDRRRRHRDEEDEDQKRRHRKDEDDRERRKDRHKEDEDGHKKRRHRQKDGEEERRTLDEDERERQRQERREKRESKEGGKSRHRDEDDEERRRRKEKEREKEKQREREKEREREKKKTAKTSSKHAKEAEEENGYDEYEDDFEDYEDDFEDEEDEAPVAKGKLSDFELHKSPPKGGHGLDYSDSEMDEVLKALDQENERLQQDSRQQPESPRDQRESSYNRYNNNYDDQDSDSESARPVTRGLINFSGARQRAMSRKAHSKTTKRAHDLLQMIELDVSSYDLFDLPPVKEYDLYIRSFGRTDTKQAYVQTNDDNIDRDIQTDEIDLRQKWTQHPPEDFTGCGRGDGEKDLDEEESAQQNKQQDLGRLNSFIQKAGQVISILLDEEKDQQRQEKADNRTNLALSEGYSQLTCLSILKGRSVQFAHFSPTQPNYLLTIYNKPAEASESNPVDRKGIICVWNTNEPSYPQRILACESQPVCCCFSPYKTTLVFAGMVDGSVCAWDLREPPALHKSVHYENSDHLLRYPTYNTAGIVEVDNHHSPITTLTPVVSYTDSDSASQDSHEDSSGGLTFQLVSCEEMGILKFWVVAEISSPDMAGSEVDLGLSPGGRIKLVLSSSMKLRNPLREKTETTKEKQGYLRTFELQLSPGDLNHYYVGTEKGFVYHGLRFGSKAYPRMFTALSDAPVDIRTLDFSPFCHPCFLATTGDGDVHLFSTKTDTALVSWPARVWGTTGVRCAKWSPSRPCVFYVLDDNSRLYTFDLLEGDSMPAKIETLSPDAKVTCLAFTSDVRTAGQGGRNPQMLICMESGVTQIHTIAKEFREQQTLEDEFLPSYLARF; encoded by the exons ATGCCTTCTGAAAAA AAAGATGAGATTagaaaagaaagagaaagactTAAGCGAGAAAGAAGAGATGGAAAAGGGGAAGATATAAATGAATATG aagaaaaagaaagacgACACAGAagggatgatgatgatgaaagaCGTCGTCACAGAGGGGATGAG gaTCGAAAGAAACACAGAGATAGCAAGAGAGAAAAGACggag gAGGAAAGAGAAGCCGAGAGAAGAGAGAGAAGGGAAAGAAAAGAAGGGAAAAGCTCTTCCAAG ACTGATGATAAACGTAAGGATGAAGATAAAAGACGTCATAGAGATGACGATGAACGCAAGGAAAGAAGACACCGAGATCGAGACGAGGAAAGGCATCGAGACAGAGACGACAGAGATCGAGATGAAGAGAGAGAAAGGAGAAGAAGAGAGAAGGaggcagagagagagaaacgTCATAGAGACAAAGATGAAAAGCATC GTGATAGGGAAGGAAAGAGTGAGGATAGAAGAAGAAGGCATAGAGATGAGGATGATGATGATAAGCGAAGAAGACACAGAGATGAGGATGGTGATGATAAAAGAAGAAGACATAAAGAGGAGGATGGAGATGACAGGAGGAGGAGGCATAGAGAAGACGATGGTGACGATCGACGCAGGCGGCACAGGGATGAAGAGGATGAAGATCAAAAGCGAAGACATAGAAAAGATGAG GATGACAGAGAAAGAAGGAAAGACAGACACAAGGAAGATGAGGAT GGCCACAAAAAGCGAAGGCATCGACAGAAGGACGGTGAAGAGGAGAGAAGAACACTTGATGAG GATGAAAGGGAAAGACAGAGGCAAGAGAGAAGAGAGAAAAGGGAATCAAAAGAAGGGGGTAAAAGTAGACACAGGGATGAAGAT GATGAAGAAAGAAGACGTAGGAAAGAGAAGGAAAGAGAAAAGGAAAAACaaagggagagagagaaagaaagagaacgGGAAAAG aaaaaaacagCCAAAACTAGCAGCAAACAT GCCAAAGAAGCGGAGGAGGAGAATGGATATGATGAATATGAAGATGATTTTGAG GACTATGAAGATGATTTCGAAGATGAGGAAGATGAAGCACCTGTTGCGAAAGGAAAG TTGTCAGACTTTGAGCTCCACAAGTCCCCACCTAAGGGCGGGCATGGATTGGACTATTCT gactCAGAGATGGATGAAGTGCTGAAGGCCCTGGATCAAGAGAATGAAAGACTGCAACAGGATTCCAGACAACAACCCGAGTCACCG AGAGATCAGAGGGAATCCAGCTACAACCGCTACAACAATAACTATGATGACCAGGACTCAGACTCAGAATCCGCTAGACCAGTGACCAGGGGCCTCATCAACTTCTCAGGGGCCAGACAGAGGGCCATGAGTCGAAAGGCTCACAGTAAGACCACCAAGCGCGCCCACGACCTACTACAGATGATAGAGCTGGACGTCTCGTCCTACGACCTGTTCGACCTCCCTCCAGTCAAGGAGTATGACCTCTACATCAGAAGCTTTGGGAGGACAGATACCAAACAG GCTTATGTCCAGACCAACGATGACAACATAGACAGAGACATACAGACAGACGAAATAGATCTCCGACAGAAGTGGACTCAGCATCCTCCGGAGGACTTCACAGGATGTGGAA GGGGAGACGGTGAGAAGGATCTAGATGAGGAGGAATCAGCTCAACAGAACAAACAGCAAGATCTGGGTCGCCTCAACTCTTTTATACAGAAAGCAGGACAG GTGATATCCATTTTGCTGGATGAAGAGAAAGATCAACAGAGACAGGAGAAGGCAGATAACAGGACAAACCTGGCCCTGAGTGAGGGCTACTCCCAGCTCACCTGTCTCTCCATACTCAAAG GGCGCAGTGTCCAGTTTGCTCATTTTTCTCCCACCCAGCCAAACTATTTACTTACTATATACAACAAACCTGCTGAG GCATCAGAGTCAAATCCTGTAGACAGGAAAGGTATAATATGTGTGTGGAACACGAATGAGCCATCTTATCCTCAAAG GATCCTGGCCTGTGAATCTCAACCTGTGTGCTGTTGCTTCAGTCCATACAAGACCACTCTAGTCTTTGCAGGGATG GTTGATGGTTCTGTATGTGCCTGGGATCTCCGGGAACCCCCGGCTCTACACAAGTCTGTACATTATGAAAACTCGGACCATTTATTACGTTATCCTACCTACAACACAG CTGGCATTGTGGAGGTGGACAATCATCACAGCCCAATCACCACCCTCACCCCGGTCGTGTCCTATACTGACAG TGACTCAGCAAGTCAAGATTCTCATGAAG ATTCATCGGGTGGACTTACATTCCAGCTAGTATCTTGTGAGGAGATGGGCATCCTCAAATTCTGg GTTGTAGCTGAAATCTCCAGTCCTGATATGGCGGGGTCAGAGGTTGACCTTGGACTGTCCCCAGGGGGAAGGATCAAACTGGTGCTGAGTTCCTCCATGAAGCTACGAAACCCTCTCAG AGAGAAAACAGAGACCACCAAAGAGAAGCAGGGTTACCTACGTACGTTTGAGTTACAGTTGTCCCCAGGGGATTTGAATCATTACTACGTCGGGACTGAGAAG GGTTTTGTGTACCATGGGCTGAGATTTGGATCCAAAGCTTATCCCAGAATGTTCACAGCCCTCAGTG ATGCTCCTGTGGACATCCGGACGCTCGACTTCTCCCCGTTTTGTCATCCTTGTTTTCTG GCAACCACAGGAGATGGCGATGTTCATTTATTCAGCAcaaaaacag ACACGGCCCTTGTGTCCTGGCCCGCCCGTGTGTGGGGAACCACGGGGGTAAGGTGTGCTAAGTGGTCCCCAAGTCGCCCCTGTGTGTTCTACGTCCTCGACGACAACAGCCGGCTCTACACGTTTGATCTGCTAGAGGGCGACTCCATGCCTGCTAAGATAGAAACTTTGTCTCCGGACGCCAA GGTAACCTGTTTAGCTTTCACATCTGACGTTCGAACAGCGGGTCAAGGAGGCAGAAATCCACAAATG